One genomic segment of Streptomyces niveus includes these proteins:
- a CDS encoding homoserine dehydrogenase — protein MMRTRPLKVALLGCGVVGSEVARIMATHADDLAARIGAPLELAGVAVRRPSRVREGIDPALITTDATALVKRGDIDVVVEVIGGIEPARTLITTAFEHGASVVSANKALLAEDGATLFAAAEKHGKDLYYEAAVAGAIPLLRPLRESLAGDKVNRVLGIVNGTTNFILDRMDSSGAGYSEALDEATALGYAEADPTADVEGFDAAAKAAILAGIAFHTRVRLDDVHREGLTEVTAADIASARRMGCTVKLLAICERAADGKSVTARVHPAMIPLSHPLASVREAYNAVFVEAEAAGQLMFYGPGAGGPPTASAVVGDLVAVCRNRLGESTGPGESAYTRLPVNSMAEVVTRYHISLDVADKPGVLAQVATVFAEHDVSIDTVRQQGRLDSEGLGGEASLVVVTHRAPDAALSGTVEALRKLDTVRGVASIMRVEGE, from the coding sequence ATGATGCGTACGCGTCCGCTGAAGGTGGCGCTGCTGGGCTGTGGAGTCGTCGGCTCAGAGGTGGCGCGCATCATGGCGACGCACGCCGACGATCTGGCCGCGCGGATCGGCGCGCCCCTGGAACTCGCCGGGGTCGCCGTCCGCCGTCCCTCCAGGGTGCGCGAGGGCATCGACCCCGCCCTGATCACCACGGACGCGACGGCGCTGGTCAAGCGCGGCGACATCGACGTCGTCGTCGAGGTCATCGGCGGCATCGAGCCCGCCCGCACGCTGATCACCACCGCCTTCGAGCACGGCGCGTCCGTCGTCTCGGCCAACAAGGCGCTGCTCGCCGAGGACGGAGCGACGCTCTTCGCGGCGGCCGAGAAACACGGCAAGGACCTCTACTACGAGGCCGCCGTCGCGGGCGCCATCCCGCTGCTGCGGCCGCTGCGGGAATCCCTCGCGGGGGACAAGGTCAACCGCGTGCTCGGCATCGTCAACGGCACCACGAACTTCATCCTCGACCGGATGGACTCCTCGGGCGCCGGCTACTCGGAGGCGCTGGACGAGGCGACGGCGCTCGGTTACGCGGAGGCCGACCCGACCGCCGACGTCGAGGGCTTCGACGCCGCCGCCAAGGCCGCGATCCTCGCCGGGATCGCCTTCCACACCCGCGTACGCCTCGACGACGTCCACCGCGAGGGACTGACCGAGGTCACCGCCGCCGACATCGCCTCCGCACGACGCATGGGCTGCACCGTCAAGCTCCTCGCCATCTGCGAGCGCGCCGCCGACGGGAAGTCGGTCACCGCGCGCGTCCATCCGGCGATGATCCCGCTCAGCCACCCGCTCGCCTCCGTGCGCGAGGCGTACAACGCGGTCTTCGTCGAGGCCGAGGCGGCCGGACAGCTGATGTTCTACGGCCCCGGGGCCGGCGGCCCGCCCACCGCGTCCGCCGTGGTCGGCGACCTCGTCGCGGTGTGCCGCAACCGGCTCGGCGAGTCGACGGGCCCCGGCGAGTCCGCGTACACCCGGCTGCCCGTCAACTCCATGGCCGAGGTCGTGACGCGGTACCACATCAGCCTCGACGTGGCCGACAAGCCGGGCGTACTGGCCCAGGTGGCCACGGTCTTCGCCGAGCACGACGTGTCGATCGACACCGTGCGCCAGCAGGGCCGGCTCGACAGTGAAGGACTCGGCGGCGAGGCATCCCTCGTCGTCGTCACCCACCGCGCGCCCGACGCCGCCCTCTCCGGGACCGTCGAAGCGCTGCGCAAGCTCGACACCGTGCGCGGTGTCGCCAGCATCATGCGTGTTGAAGGGGAGTAA
- the lysA gene encoding diaminopimelate decarboxylase has product MSRSAHPAGPRYADVHTEGHYSPPPADLNTLDEKVWSRTVGRDEDGVVTVAGLPVTRLAEEFGTPAYFLDEADFRARCRAWAEAFGKDADVFYAGKAFLSRAVVHWLKEEGLNLDVCSGGELATALDAGMPPERIALHGNNKSVHEIERAVSAGVGRIVLDSFQEMVRVAHIAQSLGRVQPVQIRVTVGVEAHTHEFIATAHEDQKFGIALADGQAAEAVRRALRLDGIELVGIHSHIGSQIFDMAGFEVSARRVVELLAAVRDEHGVELPEIDLGGGLGIAYTPEDDPREPHEIAKSLTAIVTRECESAGLRTPRISVEPGRAIVGPTAFTLYEVGTIKPLEGLRTYVSVDGGMSDNIRTALYDAEYSVALVSRRSDAEPMLSRVVGKHCESGDIVVRDAFLPADLAPGDLIAVPATGAYCRSMASNYNHALRPPVVAVKDGGARVIVRRETEEDLLRLDVG; this is encoded by the coding sequence ATGAGCCGTTCCGCCCACCCCGCCGGGCCCCGCTACGCCGACGTGCACACCGAGGGCCACTACTCCCCGCCGCCCGCCGACCTCAACACGCTGGACGAGAAGGTCTGGTCGCGCACGGTCGGCCGCGACGAGGACGGTGTCGTCACCGTCGCCGGACTGCCGGTGACCCGGCTCGCCGAGGAGTTCGGCACCCCCGCCTACTTCCTCGACGAGGCCGACTTCCGCGCCCGCTGCCGCGCCTGGGCCGAAGCCTTCGGCAAGGACGCCGACGTCTTCTACGCGGGCAAGGCGTTCCTGTCCCGCGCCGTCGTCCACTGGCTGAAGGAGGAGGGGCTCAACCTCGACGTCTGCTCCGGCGGCGAGCTGGCCACCGCGCTGGACGCGGGCATGCCCCCCGAGCGCATCGCGCTGCACGGCAACAACAAGTCGGTGCACGAGATCGAGCGCGCCGTCTCCGCGGGCGTCGGACGCATCGTCCTCGACTCCTTCCAGGAGATGGTGCGCGTCGCGCACATCGCGCAGAGCCTCGGCCGGGTGCAGCCCGTGCAGATCCGGGTCACCGTCGGCGTCGAGGCGCACACGCACGAGTTCATCGCCACCGCCCACGAGGACCAGAAGTTCGGTATCGCGCTGGCCGACGGACAGGCCGCCGAGGCGGTCCGCCGCGCCCTGCGGCTCGACGGCATCGAACTCGTCGGCATCCACTCGCACATCGGCTCGCAGATCTTCGACATGGCCGGCTTCGAGGTCTCCGCGCGCCGCGTCGTCGAACTGCTGGCCGCGGTCCGCGACGAGCACGGCGTCGAACTCCCGGAGATCGACCTCGGCGGCGGCCTCGGCATCGCGTACACCCCCGAGGACGACCCGCGCGAGCCGCACGAGATCGCCAAGTCCCTGACCGCGATCGTCACCCGTGAGTGCGAATCCGCCGGCCTGCGCACCCCCCGGATCTCCGTCGAGCCCGGCCGCGCCATCGTCGGCCCGACCGCCTTCACGCTCTACGAGGTCGGCACCATCAAGCCCCTGGAGGGGCTGCGGACATACGTGAGCGTCGACGGCGGCATGTCCGACAACATCCGTACGGCGTTGTACGACGCCGAGTACAGCGTCGCGCTCGTCTCCCGCCGCTCCGACGCCGAGCCGATGCTGTCGCGCGTCGTCGGCAAGCACTGCGAGAGCGGTGACATCGTCGTACGCGACGCGTTCCTGCCCGCCGACCTGGCGCCCGGAGACCTGATCGCGGTCCCCGCCACCGGCGCGTACTGCCGCTCCATGGCGAGCAACTACAACCACGCGCTCCGCCCGCCCGTCGTCGCGGTCAAGGACGGCGGGGCGCGGGTGATCGTCCGGCGCGAGACGGAGGAAGATCTCCTGCGTCTGGACGTCGGTTAG
- the nrtL gene encoding ArgS-related anticodon-binding protein NrtL yields MTPADLSRTVLSALRRAVDEGVLAGPVPDSVQVGRPGPGGSGDYATSVALRLAGPARRSPRDIAEILRAEILRSTPDLSRVDVTGPGFLNFTLAPGSRAEIVRAVLDAGTEYGHGDTLAGTTVILAPAGELRAAVRTETVLRLLRAQGADARTGPDATERLTVRPVTATLAGDLFARLGTDAARWGLLRPAAHDAAATGDDLLVQHESNPLFTVRYAHARTRALLRNAAALGIPRGDGDTHEPGARALLDSIGDHPGVLAAAARHRAPDRVARHLERTAEAFLHFQETCRPLPAGDEKPSAAHRSRLALAEAAGTVLAGGLTLLGIDAPEHL; encoded by the coding sequence GTGACCCCCGCCGACCTCTCCCGGACCGTGCTGAGCGCCCTGCGCCGCGCGGTCGACGAGGGTGTCCTGGCCGGGCCCGTACCGGACAGCGTCCAGGTCGGGCGCCCCGGCCCCGGCGGCAGCGGCGACTACGCGACCTCCGTCGCGCTGCGGCTCGCGGGCCCCGCCCGCCGCAGCCCCCGCGACATCGCCGAGATCCTCCGCGCCGAGATCCTGCGCTCCACCCCGGACCTCTCCCGTGTCGATGTCACCGGACCCGGCTTCCTGAACTTCACGCTCGCCCCCGGCAGCCGCGCCGAGATCGTCCGCGCCGTCCTCGACGCCGGGACCGAGTACGGGCACGGGGACACCCTCGCCGGCACCACCGTGATCCTCGCCCCCGCCGGTGAACTGCGCGCGGCCGTCCGGACCGAGACCGTCCTGCGGCTGCTGCGCGCGCAGGGCGCCGACGCCCGCACCGGTCCCGACGCCACCGAGCGGCTGACGGTGCGGCCGGTGACCGCCACCCTCGCGGGGGACCTCTTCGCCCGCCTCGGGACCGACGCCGCCCGCTGGGGTCTGCTGCGGCCCGCCGCCCACGACGCGGCCGCGACCGGCGACGACCTTCTCGTCCAGCACGAGAGCAACCCCCTGTTCACGGTGCGCTACGCCCACGCCCGTACCCGCGCCCTGCTGCGCAACGCCGCCGCCCTCGGCATCCCGAGAGGCGACGGCGACACCCACGAACCCGGCGCCCGCGCCCTTCTCGACAGCATCGGCGACCACCCCGGCGTACTCGCCGCCGCCGCCCGCCACCGCGCCCCCGACCGGGTCGCCCGGCACCTCGAACGCACCGCGGAGGCGTTCCTGCACTTCCAGGAGACCTGCCGCCCGCTGCCCGCCGGCGACGAGAAACCCTCGGCCGCCCACCGGTCCCGGCTCGCACTCGCCGAAGCCGCCGGGACGGTGCTGGCCGGTGGCCTCACCCTCCTCGGTATCGACGCGCCCGAACACCTCTGA
- a CDS encoding response regulator: MGKTRTRPRRPTYSRVVSGASGRVLVVDDNRVIRQLIRVNLELEGFEVVTAADGAECLDVVHRVRPDVITLDVVMPRLDGIRTAARLRADPLTSHLPVAIISACTRYEVETGIVAGVDAFLAKPFEPADLVRVVRQLTRRDGPPLDDRYEAGRAGSTPGSARG, encoded by the coding sequence GTGGGGAAAACCCGGACGCGGCCCCGGAGGCCGACCTACTCTCGAGTTGTGTCAGGCGCGTCAGGCCGTGTGCTCGTTGTCGACGACAACAGGGTCATCCGGCAGTTGATCAGGGTCAACCTTGAGCTGGAGGGCTTCGAGGTCGTGACCGCGGCCGATGGTGCCGAGTGTCTGGACGTCGTCCACCGGGTCAGGCCCGATGTGATCACCCTCGACGTCGTCATGCCGCGCCTCGACGGGATCCGCACCGCCGCCCGGCTGCGGGCCGATCCGCTCACCTCGCACCTGCCCGTCGCGATCATCAGCGCCTGTACGAGGTACGAGGTGGAGACCGGCATCGTCGCGGGCGTGGACGCCTTCCTCGCCAAGCCGTTCGAGCCCGCCGACCTCGTCAGGGTCGTACGCCAGCTGACGCGCCGGGATGGCCCGCCCCTGGACGACAGGTACGAGGCGGGGCGCGCCGGCAGCACGCCCGGCAGCGCGCGCGGCTGA
- a CDS encoding sensor histidine kinase: MKINRRLVLLVTVPLVVAVTFAVLALAPATNQALQANRLTNMVDVASSVSELTHHLQRERAAATALVSTQGDSDSFRETSNATDKSVAQFRSQIGSLSSVPGTAQAALDRIERFIDEMPSLRAQVRSGGSTVTALTFGYRIVIADLIDYRDGIAQADGVDADVADRIRAAAALSRASEHMGQQQVAVMKAQATGGFTEASKRTFEATRIGYTEATGSLFDLGPAQWRTWLERTLSGPKALEARRLEDQVARTAPDQELTVSPKKWQQATADRQAILRSVESRIDESVLKTVTETRTSLAWLAGAEVALVLLTLITAVVVAIRLGRVMIRRLRDLRNAAHEVAHTGLPRVMTELSQPGALSGATPEQVAERSGNPVKTTGLDEIGEVGEAFNAVHHEAVRLAAQQAHIHEQFAETLVGVARRGAQLTTVMVSELDAVQRDEADPERMKTLFALDHLAIRMERNTNNLLVLGGYGHGRVRSADISCSTVIVAAAQQIERFDRVSLGVIESGIGIAARVVHDVAHILAELLDNATRFSPPDKQVGVAVWRLWDRAVVQIVDEGVGITAERRANLNKGLLEPKSGIGDVRSMGLHVVARLAARHGIVVELRDSSGPGTIAEVTLPANVLAAAPQETAPPAQGSLGERPGVSYETPRPITGPGPHRRQTAGTGAPGGRSGIGRNGDVAAAGDYNPGGDSGSAGSSRDGSRGSGGSRGSDGSQGSGGSRGSDGANGSPADDRERSNAPSQHPVHAEPVSRIAGVSSSGLPLRQRNTPKQWPTLGKRDGAEQRSGAAAKPKPSPRRRDSRQVSDVLAAYAQGINRSTGHRGRSATDDDTQRSKK; the protein is encoded by the coding sequence GTGAAAATCAATCGTCGCCTCGTCCTGCTGGTCACCGTGCCTCTCGTAGTGGCCGTCACCTTCGCGGTGCTGGCCCTCGCCCCCGCGACCAACCAGGCTCTGCAGGCCAACCGCCTCACGAACATGGTCGATGTCGCCTCGTCCGTAAGCGAGTTGACCCATCACTTGCAGCGCGAGCGGGCAGCGGCCACCGCACTGGTCTCCACCCAGGGAGATTCGGACTCGTTCCGCGAAACCTCCAACGCGACGGACAAGAGTGTCGCCCAATTCCGCTCACAGATCGGCAGCTTGTCGTCCGTTCCGGGCACCGCGCAGGCCGCTCTGGACCGGATCGAACGCTTCATCGATGAAATGCCCTCCCTGCGCGCCCAGGTGCGCTCCGGAGGGAGCACCGTCACGGCGCTGACGTTCGGCTACCGGATCGTGATCGCCGACCTGATCGACTACCGCGACGGCATCGCCCAGGCCGACGGTGTCGACGCCGACGTCGCCGACCGCATCCGCGCCGCCGCCGCACTGTCGCGGGCCTCCGAGCACATGGGCCAGCAGCAGGTCGCGGTCATGAAGGCGCAGGCCACGGGCGGCTTCACCGAGGCGTCCAAGCGGACCTTCGAGGCCACCAGGATCGGCTACACCGAAGCGACGGGCTCCCTGTTCGACCTGGGCCCGGCGCAGTGGCGGACCTGGCTGGAGCGCACGCTCTCCGGTCCGAAGGCACTTGAGGCACGCCGCCTCGAGGACCAGGTCGCGCGCACCGCGCCGGACCAGGAACTCACCGTCTCTCCCAAGAAGTGGCAGCAGGCGACGGCCGACCGGCAGGCGATCCTGCGGTCGGTCGAGAGCCGTATCGACGAGTCCGTCCTCAAGACGGTCACCGAGACGCGCACCTCGCTCGCCTGGCTGGCCGGCGCCGAGGTGGCGCTGGTGCTGCTCACCCTCATCACCGCGGTCGTCGTCGCCATCAGGCTCGGCCGCGTGATGATCCGCCGGCTGCGGGACCTGCGCAACGCCGCCCACGAGGTGGCGCACACGGGTCTGCCGCGGGTCATGACGGAGCTGTCCCAGCCCGGCGCGCTCAGCGGCGCCACTCCCGAGCAGGTCGCCGAGCGCTCGGGCAACCCGGTGAAGACCACGGGTCTGGACGAGATCGGCGAGGTCGGTGAGGCGTTCAACGCCGTTCACCACGAAGCCGTCCGCCTCGCGGCGCAACAGGCCCACATCCACGAACAGTTCGCCGAGACGCTGGTCGGTGTCGCCCGCAGGGGCGCGCAGTTGACCACCGTCATGGTGTCCGAACTGGACGCGGTGCAGCGCGACGAGGCCGACCCCGAGCGTATGAAGACCCTGTTCGCGCTCGACCACCTCGCGATCCGAATGGAGCGCAACACCAACAACCTGCTGGTGCTGGGTGGTTACGGGCACGGCCGGGTACGGTCCGCCGACATCTCCTGCTCGACGGTGATCGTGGCCGCCGCGCAGCAGATCGAGCGCTTCGACCGGGTGTCCCTCGGTGTCATCGAGTCGGGCATCGGCATCGCCGCGCGTGTGGTCCACGACGTGGCGCACATCCTGGCCGAACTCCTGGACAACGCCACGCGCTTCTCGCCCCCGGACAAGCAGGTCGGGGTCGCGGTCTGGCGGCTGTGGGACCGGGCGGTCGTACAGATCGTCGACGAGGGTGTGGGCATCACCGCCGAACGGCGGGCCAACCTCAACAAGGGTCTGCTGGAGCCGAAGTCCGGCATCGGCGACGTACGGTCCATGGGTCTGCACGTGGTCGCGCGGCTCGCCGCCCGGCACGGCATCGTCGTCGAACTGCGCGACTCCTCGGGACCGGGCACGATCGCCGAGGTCACCCTGCCCGCGAACGTGCTGGCGGCGGCTCCGCAGGAGACCGCTCCGCCCGCGCAGGGCTCGCTCGGTGAGCGTCCCGGCGTGAGCTACGAGACGCCGCGCCCGATCACCGGGCCCGGACCGCACCGTCGGCAGACGGCCGGGACGGGCGCTCCTGGCGGCCGCAGCGGCATCGGCAGGAACGGCGACGTCGCCGCGGCGGGCGACTACAACCCGGGAGGGGACAGCGGCTCCGCCGGGTCCTCCCGCGACGGCTCACGGGGTTCCGGCGGTTCACGAGGTTCCGACGGCTCACAAGGCTCGGGCGGTTCACGAGGTTCCGACGGGGCGAACGGCTCCCCGGCCGACGACCGCGAGCGCTCCAACGCGCCTTCCCAGCACCCCGTTCACGCGGAGCCGGTCTCCCGTATCGCCGGAGTCAGCTCCTCGGGACTGCCACTGCGGCAGCGCAACACGCCCAAGCAGTGGCCCACCCTGGGCAAACGCGACGGTGCCGAGCAGCGTTCCGGCGCCGCCGCCAAGCCCAAGCCGTCGCCCCGCCGTCGGGACTCCCGGCAGGTCTCCGACGTCCTGGCGGCCTACGCCCAGGGGATCAACAGGAGCACGGGCCACCGCGGGCGCTCCGCCACCGACGACGACACCCAACGGAGCAAAAAATGA
- a CDS encoding roadblock/LC7 domain-containing protein, whose protein sequence is MTTSPNDLSWILSGFAGRIPEVTQAIAVSVDGLALAYTGVERDDADRLAAIASGVVNLLSAAAQLTNTDPVEHSLTAMEGGYMFSMAVSSGASLLVTTTRDADIGEVSYMMSELINQVGDSLTPQIRDADAQPSR, encoded by the coding sequence ATGACCACCTCACCCAACGACCTCAGCTGGATCCTCAGCGGTTTCGCCGGGCGCATCCCGGAGGTCACCCAGGCGATAGCCGTGTCCGTGGACGGACTCGCCCTGGCCTACACCGGGGTGGAGCGTGACGACGCCGACCGGCTGGCGGCCATCGCATCGGGTGTCGTCAACCTGCTCTCCGCCGCCGCCCAGTTGACGAACACCGACCCCGTCGAGCACAGCCTGACCGCCATGGAGGGCGGTTACATGTTCTCGATGGCCGTTTCCAGCGGCGCGTCCCTGCTCGTGACTACCACCAGGGACGCGGACATCGGCGAGGTCAGCTACATGATGTCCGAACTGATCAACCAGGTCGGCGACTCCCTGACCCCCCAGATCCGCGACGCGGACGCCCAGCCCTCCCGCTGA
- a CDS encoding ABC transporter substrate-binding protein: MFFDKSIRGRSRVRPVGAAALALGLAAVTGCSGDSGAGDDTVKIGLVASLSGTYEPVGTELRKGFELYLATHDNKLGGREVELIVADEGDGPPTAVPAATKLVKKDKVDALTGLVSGGSVNAVMPLVNQAKIPLLGSNGRPPVKDMKYLWTTSFLSDEPGAAIAPYVKEKVDGPVYAIGPDYQGGYDELRGFTDEFKKIGGKLANPDGETKWTPFPKTTNFMPYFADIAKTDAKAVYCFYAGKAAIDFAKQYAQSDVADLPLYTAFVTEGSVLQAQGDAAKDVYSVLNYAADLDNEANREFAADWTAKHDTQPTTYAMASYDAAAVLDQAIGDAAKKGDVTRETINNAIGGLGQIDSPRGPWEFGDKAHSPVQQWYLRQVRKDGDQLANVMVQDLATLGS; the protein is encoded by the coding sequence ATGTTCTTCGACAAATCCATACGTGGCCGCAGCAGAGTCCGGCCGGTCGGCGCGGCCGCCCTGGCACTCGGTCTGGCAGCCGTCACCGGGTGCAGCGGCGACAGCGGCGCCGGCGACGACACTGTGAAGATCGGCCTGGTGGCTTCGCTGTCAGGCACCTACGAGCCGGTCGGCACGGAGCTGCGCAAGGGCTTCGAGCTGTACCTGGCGACGCATGACAACAAGCTGGGCGGCCGTGAGGTCGAGCTGATCGTGGCGGACGAGGGCGACGGTCCGCCGACCGCCGTTCCCGCGGCCACCAAGCTGGTCAAGAAGGACAAGGTCGACGCGCTGACCGGCCTCGTCAGCGGTGGTTCGGTCAACGCGGTGATGCCGCTTGTCAACCAGGCCAAGATCCCGCTGCTCGGGTCCAACGGCCGTCCGCCCGTCAAGGACATGAAGTACCTCTGGACGACGAGCTTCCTCTCCGACGAGCCGGGCGCGGCCATCGCCCCGTACGTCAAGGAGAAGGTCGACGGCCCGGTCTACGCGATCGGCCCCGACTACCAGGGTGGCTACGACGAACTGCGCGGCTTCACGGACGAGTTCAAGAAGATCGGCGGCAAGCTCGCCAACCCGGACGGCGAGACCAAGTGGACGCCGTTCCCGAAGACCACGAACTTCATGCCGTACTTCGCCGACATCGCCAAGACCGACGCGAAGGCGGTGTACTGCTTCTACGCCGGTAAGGCGGCCATCGACTTCGCCAAGCAGTACGCGCAGTCCGACGTCGCCGATCTGCCGCTGTACACGGCCTTCGTCACCGAGGGCAGCGTGCTCCAGGCGCAGGGCGACGCGGCGAAGGACGTCTACTCGGTCCTGAACTACGCGGCCGACCTCGACAACGAGGCCAACCGTGAGTTCGCCGCCGACTGGACCGCCAAGCACGACACCCAGCCGACCACCTACGCGATGGCCTCGTACGACGCCGCCGCCGTGCTGGACCAGGCGATCGGCGACGCCGCCAAGAAGGGCGACGTGACGCGCGAGACCATCAACAACGCCATCGGCGGTCTCGGCCAGATCGACAGCCCGCGCGGTCCCTGGGAGTTCGGCGACAAGGCGCACTCGCCGGTGCAGCAGTGGTACCTGCGCCAGGTGCGCAAGGACGGTGACCAGCTGGCCAACGTCATGGTCCAGGACCTGGCGACCCTCGGCAGCTGA
- a CDS encoding ABC transporter permease, producing MNILDAHFVPAVDGVAYGLLLFVVAAGLSLAFGTAGVLNLSHGTLYAIGAYTGAELSDGTWGGLAVGLAAGTAAAAAAGAGLSAATIPLARRGHLAQALLTFGLALIGGNLLIEFFGADELPVRVPEALDSSVTLLGHRYPAYRLCFILMAVLLAAFGTWVLTRTRVGAAVRASADDPQMLATTGHSPRAVHTGVLAAAGALAGAAGVLGAPIIGPGAGTADTVLMLSLVVVVLGGLRSLWTTLFAAIAVGEVQTLGVSVAPDWAPYLLFAAMAAVLILRSQFTEPATSGAHGGGDGGADPVEWLRRRLSGSFKGRGSGAGDTAPVPSGAAPPGVGADKAEAGRSGGRGALPWLLRGGRADGDLASRVRQAAPLLILLGVLIALPTLLDAYTISLAGSALALGLLAVSVTILTGYAGLPTLGQTAPFAVGAYATANLADAGWTVGPVQIVVAAIAAALFSLVTGPAVIRARGTTVLMITLAIGELASAAINQLKSVTGGADGLVGFPPTQALWGGEGMVDESEVYNYALAVAVVAVAVTLLVLRSPAGKLLIGTRNAEARMRASGHPVGRYLLMAHIGAGALAGVGGSVMVTVQQYLSPADVGFEIAAFALLAAVIGGNTSVIGALIGAGLIVSTRDWVASSWPGHGHLLLGVLFVAAVYLLPRGLAGLRARSGSGGRGTAEADRPPSDHDSATAGKVAP from the coding sequence ATGAATATCCTTGATGCCCACTTCGTGCCGGCGGTGGACGGCGTGGCCTACGGGCTGCTGCTGTTCGTCGTCGCCGCCGGCCTGAGTCTCGCCTTCGGCACCGCGGGCGTGCTGAACCTGTCACACGGCACGCTGTACGCGATCGGCGCCTATACCGGTGCCGAGTTGAGCGACGGGACCTGGGGCGGACTCGCCGTCGGACTGGCGGCCGGGACCGCGGCGGCTGCCGCCGCCGGGGCCGGTCTGTCAGCCGCGACGATCCCCCTGGCCCGTCGTGGGCATCTCGCGCAAGCACTGCTGACGTTCGGGCTCGCCCTGATCGGCGGCAATCTGCTCATCGAGTTCTTCGGGGCCGACGAGCTACCGGTACGCGTCCCCGAGGCGCTCGACTCCTCGGTGACGCTGCTGGGCCACCGTTACCCCGCGTACCGCCTCTGCTTCATCCTCATGGCGGTGCTGCTGGCGGCGTTCGGTACGTGGGTGCTCACCCGCACCCGTGTGGGTGCGGCGGTACGGGCCTCCGCGGACGACCCGCAGATGCTGGCCACCACCGGGCACAGCCCCCGCGCGGTGCACACCGGCGTGCTGGCCGCCGCCGGTGCGCTGGCGGGGGCCGCCGGAGTGCTCGGCGCGCCCATCATCGGGCCGGGCGCCGGCACGGCCGACACCGTGCTGATGCTCTCGCTCGTGGTGGTCGTGCTGGGCGGGCTGCGGTCGCTGTGGACGACACTGTTCGCGGCGATCGCCGTCGGCGAGGTGCAGACGCTCGGTGTCTCGGTCGCGCCGGACTGGGCGCCGTACCTGCTGTTCGCGGCCATGGCCGCCGTACTGATCCTGCGCTCGCAGTTCACCGAACCGGCGACGTCGGGGGCGCACGGCGGCGGGGACGGTGGCGCGGACCCGGTCGAGTGGCTGCGGCGACGGCTCTCCGGGTCGTTCAAGGGGCGGGGATCGGGTGCGGGCGACACGGCCCCGGTCCCGTCCGGTGCGGCCCCGCCCGGGGTCGGCGCCGACAAGGCGGAGGCGGGCCGGTCCGGGGGCCGCGGCGCGCTGCCGTGGCTGCTCCGGGGCGGCCGCGCCGACGGCGACCTCGCCTCGCGCGTACGCCAGGCCGCCCCGCTCCTGATCCTGCTCGGCGTGCTCATCGCCCTGCCGACGCTGCTCGACGCGTACACCATCTCGCTGGCCGGCTCCGCGCTCGCCCTCGGGCTGCTCGCGGTCAGCGTCACCATCCTGACCGGCTACGCCGGGCTGCCGACCCTGGGCCAGACGGCGCCGTTCGCCGTCGGCGCGTACGCCACCGCGAACCTCGCCGACGCCGGCTGGACGGTCGGCCCGGTCCAGATCGTCGTCGCGGCGATCGCCGCCGCGCTGTTCTCCCTGGTGACGGGCCCCGCGGTGATCCGGGCCCGGGGCACCACGGTCCTGATGATCACCCTGGCCATCGGCGAACTGGCGAGCGCCGCCATCAACCAGCTCAAGTCCGTCACCGGCGGCGCCGACGGCCTCGTCGGCTTCCCGCCCACGCAGGCACTCTGGGGCGGGGAGGGGATGGTCGACGAGAGCGAGGTCTACAACTACGCGCTCGCCGTCGCGGTCGTCGCCGTCGCCGTCACCCTGCTCGTACTGCGCTCCCCCGCCGGAAAGCTGCTGATCGGCACCCGTAACGCCGAGGCCCGTATGCGCGCCTCCGGTCATCCCGTCGGGCGCTATCTGCTGATGGCGCACATCGGCGCCGGCGCGCTCGCCGGGGTCGGCGGCTCGGTCATGGTCACCGTGCAGCAGTACCTCTCCCCCGCCGACGTCGGTTTCGAGATCGCGGCCTTCGCGCTGCTGGCGGCCGTCATCGGCGGCAACACCTCCGTGATCGGCGCCCTCATCGGGGCCGGACTGATCGTCAGTACCCGTGACTGGGTGGCCAGTTCATGGCCCGGCCATGGCCATCTGCTGCTCGGCGTGCTGTTCGTCGCCGCCGTCTATCTGCTCCCGCGCGGTCTGGCCGGCCTGCGCGCGAGGTCCGGTTCCGGCGGGCGGGGGACGGCCGAGGCCGATCGGCCCCCGTCCGACCACGACAGCGCCACGGCCGGGAAGGTCGCCCCATGA